From a single Nocardioides sp. dk884 genomic region:
- a CDS encoding class I SAM-dependent methyltransferase: MTTRWERIARANNGEEYAAAYAERFRTLAAQGEDIHGEAAFVQRLLDPPARVLDAGCGTGRITERLAELDYAVVGADVDPAMLEQARAAAPTLDWRQADLATMDLGERFDLVLLAGNIIPLLEPGTLGAVAERLAAHTVPGGLVVCGFGLDSAHLPAGCAPTPLADHDAALAAAGLEPVARYATWDGEAYDDGGYVITVHRRPEEDVS; encoded by the coding sequence ATGACCACCCGCTGGGAGCGCATCGCGCGCGCCAACAACGGCGAGGAGTACGCCGCGGCGTACGCCGAGCGGTTCCGCACTCTCGCGGCGCAGGGCGAGGACATCCACGGGGAGGCGGCGTTCGTGCAGCGGCTGCTCGACCCGCCGGCGCGGGTGCTGGACGCCGGCTGCGGGACCGGCCGGATCACCGAGCGGCTCGCCGAGCTGGATTATGCGGTGGTGGGCGCCGACGTCGACCCCGCGATGCTCGAGCAGGCCCGCGCGGCGGCGCCGACGCTGGACTGGCGCCAGGCCGACCTGGCCACGATGGACCTCGGGGAGCGCTTCGACCTGGTGCTGCTGGCCGGCAACATCATCCCGCTGCTCGAGCCGGGCACGCTGGGTGCGGTGGCGGAGCGGCTCGCTGCACACACGGTCCCCGGGGGTCTGGTCGTGTGCGGCTTCGGCCTCGATTCCGCCCACTTGCCGGCCGGGTGCGCGCCGACCCCGCTCGCCGACCACGACGCCGCGCTCGCGGCGGCCGGCCTGGAGCCGGTCGCGCGCTACGCGACGTGGGACGGTGAGGCCTACGACGACGGTGGGTACGTCATCACCGTGCATCGCAGGCCTGAGGAGGACGTGTCGTGA
- a CDS encoding NAD-dependent deacylase has product MRVVVLTGAGISAESGVPTFRDSDGLWEGHRAEDVATPEAFEYQPAVVQRFYDARRAALAGVEPNPAHLALVRLEEALGDDLLVVTQNVDDLHERAGSQRVVHMHGELLSALCVGCRGRSRWDGDLSDHPPCPRCGSAELRPDIVWFGEIPYAMDSIVEALQRCDLFVSIGTSGAVYPAAGFVQNAATYGARTLELNLLPSEGSHLFDESRLGPAGVLVPAWVSELLTDSWA; this is encoded by the coding sequence GTGAGGGTGGTCGTGCTGACCGGAGCCGGGATCTCCGCGGAGAGCGGGGTCCCGACGTTCCGCGACTCCGACGGGCTGTGGGAGGGCCACCGGGCCGAGGACGTCGCCACCCCGGAGGCCTTCGAGTACCAGCCCGCGGTGGTGCAGCGCTTCTACGACGCGCGCCGCGCGGCCCTCGCCGGCGTCGAGCCGAACCCCGCGCACCTCGCGCTGGTCCGCCTGGAGGAGGCGCTCGGGGACGACCTGCTGGTGGTCACCCAGAACGTCGACGACCTGCACGAGCGCGCCGGATCCCAGCGGGTCGTGCACATGCACGGCGAGCTGCTCTCCGCGCTGTGCGTCGGTTGCCGCGGCCGCTCGCGGTGGGACGGGGACCTCAGCGACCACCCGCCGTGCCCGCGCTGCGGGAGCGCCGAGCTGCGCCCCGACATCGTCTGGTTCGGTGAGATCCCCTATGCGATGGACAGCATCGTCGAGGCGCTCCAGCGCTGCGACCTGTTCGTCTCGATCGGCACCTCCGGCGCGGTCTACCCCGCGGCCGGTTTCGTGCAGAACGCAGCCACCTACGGCGCTCGCACCCTCGAGCTCAACCTGCTGCCCAGCGAGGGGAGCCACCTGTTCGACGAGTCCCGCCTCGGCCCCGCCGGCGTACTCGTCCCGGCCTGGGTCTCCGAGCTGCTCACCGACTCCTGGGCCTGA
- the treZ gene encoding malto-oligosyltrehalose trehalohydrolase, whose protein sequence is MRGPFDVWAPRPARVRLAVGEAVVDMVRGADDWWTPGAALPELPGLTDGPADGIDYGYLLDDDETPRPDPRSRRQPDGVHGRSRTFDPTAYAWTDQAWTGRQLAGSVIYELHVGTFTPEGTLDAALERLDHLRSIGVDFVELMPVNGFNGTWNWGYDGVLWSTVHEAYGGPAAYQRFVDGCHAAGLGVIQDVVYNHLGPSGNYLPLFGPYLKSGANTWGDLINLDTEGSAEVRRLILDNVRMWLSDYHVDGLRLDAVHALDDSSPVHLLEEMAIEVAALSAHQRRPLTLIAESDLNQARMVTPREGGGLGIDAQWSDDFHHAVHVALTRETEGYYADFEPLAALAKVCERGFFHDGTFSSFRGRDHGAPIDTETLPTWRLVVCSQNHDQIGNRAVGDRITEVLDDDQLACAALLTLAGPFTPMLFQGEEWAASTPFQFFTSHPEPELGTATAEGRIAEFERMGWDPAVVPDPQDPATYERSKLDWSELEGGRHARLLEVYRELARLRRTLPDLTDPSFTSVSCTVNEEARVFTMRRGSLLVAVNFGDAEAVLPVGPDRAALFSTPAGATLHADTLTLPPHAGALLG, encoded by the coding sequence ATGAGGGGTCCCTTCGACGTCTGGGCGCCGCGCCCGGCGCGGGTGCGCCTGGCGGTGGGCGAGGCGGTCGTGGACATGGTCCGCGGCGCCGACGACTGGTGGACGCCGGGCGCGGCGCTCCCCGAGCTCCCCGGCCTGACCGATGGCCCCGCAGACGGCATCGACTACGGCTACCTGCTCGACGACGACGAGACCCCGCGGCCGGACCCGCGCTCGCGGCGCCAGCCCGACGGCGTCCACGGCCGCTCGCGCACCTTCGACCCCACGGCGTACGCCTGGACCGACCAGGCCTGGACCGGGCGCCAGCTGGCCGGGTCGGTGATCTATGAGCTGCACGTCGGCACCTTCACCCCCGAGGGCACCCTGGACGCCGCGCTCGAGCGCCTGGACCACCTGCGCTCGATCGGCGTCGACTTCGTCGAGCTGATGCCGGTCAACGGCTTCAACGGCACCTGGAACTGGGGCTACGACGGCGTGCTGTGGTCGACGGTCCACGAGGCGTACGGCGGCCCCGCGGCGTACCAGCGCTTCGTCGACGGCTGCCACGCCGCCGGGCTGGGCGTGATCCAGGACGTCGTCTACAACCACCTCGGGCCCTCGGGGAACTACCTGCCGCTGTTCGGGCCCTACCTCAAGTCGGGCGCGAACACCTGGGGCGACCTGATCAACCTCGACACCGAGGGCTCCGCCGAGGTGCGCCGGCTGATCCTCGACAACGTGCGGATGTGGCTGTCGGACTACCACGTCGACGGGCTGCGCCTCGACGCCGTGCACGCGCTCGACGACTCCTCACCGGTGCACCTGCTGGAGGAGATGGCGATCGAGGTCGCCGCGCTGTCGGCCCACCAGCGCCGCCCGCTCACGCTGATCGCGGAGTCCGACCTCAACCAGGCGCGGATGGTGACCCCGCGCGAAGGCGGCGGACTGGGCATCGACGCCCAGTGGAGCGACGACTTCCACCACGCCGTGCACGTCGCGCTGACCCGGGAGACCGAGGGCTACTACGCCGACTTCGAGCCGCTCGCGGCGCTGGCGAAGGTCTGCGAGCGCGGGTTCTTCCACGACGGCACCTTCTCCTCCTTCCGCGGCCGCGACCACGGCGCGCCGATCGACACCGAGACGCTGCCGACCTGGCGCCTCGTGGTGTGCAGCCAGAACCACGACCAGATCGGCAACCGCGCCGTCGGCGACCGGATCACCGAGGTGCTCGACGACGACCAGCTCGCCTGCGCGGCGCTGCTGACGCTGGCCGGCCCGTTCACCCCGATGCTGTTCCAGGGCGAGGAGTGGGCGGCCTCCACACCGTTCCAGTTCTTCACCAGCCACCCCGAGCCCGAGCTCGGCACCGCCACCGCGGAGGGGCGGATCGCGGAGTTCGAGCGGATGGGCTGGGACCCCGCGGTGGTGCCGGACCCGCAGGACCCCGCGACGTACGAGCGCTCCAAGCTGGACTGGTCCGAGCTCGAGGGCGGGCGGCACGCGCGGCTGCTGGAGGTCTACCGCGAGCTCGCCCGGCTGCGCCGTACGCTCCCCGACCTCACCGACCCGTCGTTCACCTCGGTGTCCTGCACGGTCAACGAGGAGGCCCGGGTCTTCACGATGCGCCGCGGCTCGCTCCTGGTCGCGGTCAACTTCGGCGACGCCGAGGCGGTCCTCCCCGTCGGCCCCGACCGCGCGGCCCTCTTCAGCACCCCCGCCGGCGCCACCCTCCACGCCGACACCCTCACCCTCCCGCCGCACGCCGGGGCGCTCCTCGGCTGA
- the treY gene encoding malto-oligosyltrehalose synthase: MRVPTSTYRLQITEDLDLFAAARLLPYLHELGADWVYLSPLLAAEPGSTHGYDVVAHDHVDASRGGAEGLAAVSAEARRLGMGVLVDIVPNHVGVATPAANPWWWDVLKHGRHGERAAAFDIDWNPTGQRLRIPVVGDDDQTLDGGPVGHLDVVDGPDGEPELRYHDHRFPVAPGTADDWGKPGVDANTVHDRQHYELVNWRVADDGLNYRRFFAVNTLAAVRVEEPQVFDDTHVEIRRWFDEGLVDGLRVDHPDGLRDPGTYLDDLAALTGGAYVLVEKILEPGEQLPSSWATAGTTGYDALAHIDRVLTDPAGQGPLDALEARLRGAPVDWAEMVHGTKREVADNLLHSEVRRIVRDLRREDPTLPAFRAEDAIGELMACFGVYRSYLPEGREHLEHAFAEARRRRPDLAGTFDRLEPKLTDGEADGTRRFQQTSGMVMAKGVEDCAFYRWSRLTSLNEVGGDPSVFALPVAGFHEAMAERQQRWPHAMTTLSTHDTKRGEDVRARITALAEIPEVWAAALDRLLALAPLPDPGFGSLLWQAVLGAWPADRERLHGYAEKAMREAGDRTTWTAPDTDYEAAVHAAVDSAFDDPEVTAVLEDLLAQVTVPGWSNALGAKLVALTIPGVPDVYQGSELWEQSLVDPDNRRWVDFDTRAELLRTGAWEAPTPRVDDPGSAKLHVTATALRLRRDRPELFTSYDAVDASGPAADHVLAFDRGGAVTVATRLPVGLAARGGWGDTSVALAPGRWVDTLTGTIHESGPGGLGLSDLLDRLPVALLVPATDEEK; this comes from the coding sequence GTGCGCGTCCCCACCAGCACCTACCGGCTGCAGATCACCGAGGACCTCGACCTGTTCGCCGCGGCCCGGCTGCTGCCCTACCTCCACGAGCTGGGGGCGGACTGGGTCTACCTGTCCCCGCTGCTGGCGGCGGAGCCCGGCAGCACCCACGGGTACGACGTGGTCGCCCACGACCACGTCGACGCCTCGCGCGGCGGCGCGGAGGGCCTGGCCGCCGTGAGCGCGGAGGCGCGCCGTCTCGGCATGGGCGTCCTGGTCGACATCGTGCCCAACCACGTCGGCGTCGCGACGCCGGCGGCGAACCCGTGGTGGTGGGACGTGCTCAAGCACGGTCGCCACGGCGAGCGCGCCGCCGCCTTCGACATCGACTGGAACCCCACCGGCCAGCGGCTGCGGATCCCGGTCGTCGGCGACGACGACCAGACCCTCGACGGCGGCCCGGTCGGCCACCTCGACGTGGTGGACGGCCCCGACGGCGAGCCCGAGCTGCGCTACCACGACCACCGCTTCCCGGTCGCGCCCGGCACCGCTGACGACTGGGGCAAGCCGGGGGTGGACGCGAACACCGTGCACGACCGGCAGCACTACGAGCTGGTCAACTGGCGGGTGGCCGACGACGGGCTCAACTACCGCCGCTTCTTCGCGGTCAACACGCTGGCCGCCGTACGCGTCGAGGAGCCACAGGTCTTCGACGACACCCACGTGGAGATCCGGCGCTGGTTCGACGAGGGCCTGGTCGACGGGCTGCGCGTCGACCACCCCGACGGGCTGCGCGACCCGGGCACGTACCTCGACGACCTGGCCGCCCTCACCGGCGGCGCCTACGTCCTGGTCGAGAAGATCCTGGAGCCCGGCGAGCAGCTGCCGTCCTCCTGGGCCACCGCCGGCACCACCGGCTACGACGCGCTGGCCCACATCGACCGGGTGCTCACCGACCCCGCCGGCCAGGGGCCCCTCGATGCGCTCGAGGCCCGGCTGCGCGGCGCGCCGGTGGACTGGGCCGAGATGGTGCACGGCACCAAGCGCGAGGTCGCGGACAACCTGTTGCACTCCGAGGTGCGCCGCATCGTGCGCGACCTGCGCCGCGAGGACCCGACGCTGCCGGCCTTCCGCGCCGAGGACGCGATCGGGGAGCTGATGGCCTGCTTCGGCGTCTACCGCTCCTACCTGCCCGAGGGCCGCGAGCACCTCGAGCACGCCTTCGCCGAGGCGCGGCGCCGGCGTCCCGACCTCGCCGGCACCTTCGACAGGCTCGAGCCGAAGCTGACCGACGGCGAGGCCGACGGGACCCGGCGCTTCCAGCAGACCAGCGGCATGGTGATGGCCAAGGGCGTGGAGGACTGCGCGTTCTACCGCTGGTCGCGGCTCACCTCGCTCAACGAGGTGGGCGGGGACCCCTCGGTCTTCGCGCTGCCGGTGGCGGGCTTCCACGAGGCGATGGCCGAGCGTCAGCAGCGCTGGCCGCACGCCATGACCACGCTCTCGACCCACGACACCAAGCGCGGCGAGGACGTCCGCGCCCGCATCACCGCGCTCGCCGAGATCCCCGAGGTCTGGGCGGCCGCGCTCGACCGGTTGCTGGCGCTGGCGCCGCTGCCCGACCCGGGCTTCGGGTCGCTGCTGTGGCAGGCCGTGCTCGGGGCCTGGCCCGCAGACCGCGAGCGGCTGCACGGGTACGCCGAGAAGGCGATGCGCGAGGCCGGCGACCGCACCACCTGGACCGCCCCGGACACCGACTACGAGGCGGCCGTGCACGCGGCGGTCGACAGCGCCTTCGACGACCCCGAGGTGACCGCGGTGCTGGAGGACCTGCTCGCGCAGGTCACCGTGCCGGGCTGGTCCAACGCGCTGGGCGCCAAGCTGGTCGCGCTCACGATCCCGGGCGTGCCGGACGTCTACCAGGGCAGCGAGCTGTGGGAGCAGAGCCTGGTCGACCCGGACAACCGCCGGTGGGTCGACTTCGACACCCGCGCCGAGCTGCTGCGCACCGGCGCCTGGGAGGCGCCGACCCCGCGGGTCGATGACCCCGGGAGCGCCAAGCTGCACGTCACCGCGACCGCCCTGCGCCTGCGCCGCGACCGCCCCGAGCTGTTCACGTCGTACGACGCGGTGGACGCGAGCGGGCCGGCGGCCGACCACGTGCTGGCCTTCGACCGCGGCGGCGCTGTCACCGTGGCGACCCGGCTGCCGGTCGGGCTCGCCGCCCGCGGCGGCTGGGGCGACACCAGCGTCGCGCTGGCACCGGGGCGCTGGGTGGACACGCTCACCGGGACCATCCACGAGTCCGGGCCCGGCGGGCTCGGCCTGAGCGACCTGCTGGACCGACTGCCGGTGGCCCTGCTGGTCCCGGCCACTGACGAGGAGAAGTGA
- the glgX gene encoding glycogen debranching protein GlgX, protein MIDPADAAPEVWPGQPYPLGATFDGSGTNFALFSEVAERVELCLFDETADGTLSETRLELTEVDAYVWHCYLPRIQPGQRYGYRVHGPWDPEQGLRCNPNKLLLDPYAKATTGDIDWDQALFAYNFGDEGSRNDEDSAPHMTHGVVINPYFDWEGDRRPGYGYNDTLIYEAHVKGLTQLHPDVPEEQRGTYAGVAHPAVVAHLQKLGVTAIELMPVHQFVQDSTLLEKGLRNYWGYNTLGFFAPHADYASTGRDPATLGAQVHEFKSMVKALHAAGIEVILDVVYNHTAEGNHLGPTLSFRGIDNQAYYRLVEDDPRYYMDYTGTGNSLNVRHPHSLQLIMDSLRYWVTEMHVDGFRFDLASTLAREFYEVDRLATFFELVQQDPVVSQVKLIAEPWDVGPGGYQVGGFPPQWTEWNGAYRDTVRDFWRGEPSLGEFASRLAGSSDLYEHSGRRPFASINFVTAHDGFTLRDLVSYNEKHNDANGEDNNDGESHNRSNNHGVEGPTDDPEILAARARAQRNLIATLLLSQGVPMLLHGDELGRTQQGNNNTYAQDSELSWVDWKDADLPLVEFTAAVARLRRDHPTFRRKRFFTGGTVRVPDGGDGDRLNDIVWLHLDGRPIEDDAWDDGAKALGMYLNGHGIAGRDERGQPIIDDHFLLYFNADGPATITLPPEEYAEAWDVVIDTGGEADASPPLAAGATYELDTCSVLVLREHREPETEPDLSVAASVAAQSAHNGRG, encoded by the coding sequence GTGATCGATCCCGCCGACGCAGCCCCCGAGGTCTGGCCGGGCCAGCCCTACCCCCTCGGTGCCACCTTCGACGGCAGCGGGACCAACTTCGCGCTGTTCAGCGAGGTCGCCGAGCGCGTCGAGCTCTGCCTGTTCGACGAGACCGCCGACGGCACCCTGTCCGAGACCCGGCTGGAGCTGACCGAGGTCGACGCCTACGTCTGGCACTGCTACCTGCCGCGCATCCAGCCCGGGCAGCGCTACGGCTACCGCGTGCACGGTCCCTGGGACCCCGAGCAGGGGCTGCGCTGCAACCCCAACAAGCTGCTGCTCGACCCCTACGCCAAGGCGACCACCGGCGATATCGACTGGGACCAGGCGCTGTTCGCCTACAACTTCGGCGACGAGGGCTCGCGCAACGACGAGGACTCCGCGCCGCACATGACCCACGGCGTCGTCATCAACCCCTACTTCGACTGGGAGGGCGACCGGCGCCCCGGCTACGGCTACAACGACACGCTGATCTACGAGGCCCACGTCAAGGGCCTCACCCAGCTGCACCCGGACGTGCCGGAGGAGCAGCGCGGCACCTACGCCGGCGTCGCGCACCCGGCCGTGGTCGCGCACCTGCAGAAGCTCGGGGTGACCGCGATCGAGCTGATGCCGGTGCACCAGTTCGTGCAGGACAGCACGCTGCTGGAGAAGGGCCTGCGCAACTACTGGGGCTACAACACCCTCGGGTTCTTCGCCCCGCACGCCGACTACGCCTCGACCGGGCGCGACCCCGCCACCCTCGGTGCGCAGGTCCACGAGTTCAAGTCGATGGTCAAGGCCCTGCACGCCGCCGGCATCGAGGTGATCCTCGACGTGGTCTACAACCACACCGCGGAGGGCAACCACCTCGGCCCGACGCTGAGCTTCCGCGGCATCGACAACCAGGCCTACTACCGCCTCGTCGAGGACGACCCGCGCTACTACATGGACTACACGGGCACCGGCAACAGCCTCAACGTGCGCCACCCGCACTCCCTGCAGCTGATCATGGACTCGCTGCGCTACTGGGTCACCGAGATGCACGTCGACGGGTTCCGTTTCGACCTCGCCTCCACCCTGGCCCGGGAGTTCTACGAGGTCGACCGGCTCGCGACGTTCTTCGAGCTCGTGCAGCAGGACCCGGTGGTCAGCCAGGTCAAGCTGATCGCCGAGCCGTGGGACGTCGGCCCGGGCGGCTACCAGGTCGGCGGCTTCCCGCCGCAGTGGACGGAGTGGAACGGCGCCTACCGCGACACCGTGCGCGACTTCTGGCGCGGCGAGCCGTCCCTGGGCGAGTTCGCCAGCCGGCTCGCGGGCTCCTCGGACCTCTACGAGCACTCGGGGCGGCGCCCGTTCGCCAGCATCAACTTCGTCACCGCCCACGACGGGTTCACGCTGCGCGACCTGGTGTCGTACAACGAGAAGCACAACGACGCCAACGGCGAGGACAACAACGACGGCGAGAGCCACAACCGCTCCAACAACCACGGCGTCGAGGGTCCCACCGACGACCCCGAGATCCTGGCCGCGCGGGCGCGCGCGCAGCGCAACCTGATCGCCACCCTGCTGCTGAGCCAGGGCGTGCCGATGCTGCTGCACGGCGACGAGCTGGGCCGCACCCAGCAGGGCAACAACAACACCTACGCCCAGGACTCCGAGCTGAGCTGGGTGGACTGGAAGGACGCCGACCTGCCGCTGGTCGAGTTCACCGCCGCCGTCGCCCGGCTGCGCCGCGACCACCCGACGTTCCGGCGCAAGCGGTTCTTCACCGGCGGCACCGTGCGGGTCCCCGACGGTGGCGACGGCGACCGTCTCAACGACATCGTGTGGCTGCACCTGGACGGGCGCCCGATCGAGGACGACGCCTGGGACGACGGCGCCAAGGCGCTGGGGATGTACCTCAACGGCCACGGCATCGCCGGGCGCGACGAGCGTGGCCAGCCGATCATCGATGACCACTTCCTGCTCTACTTCAACGCCGACGGCCCGGCCACGATCACCCTCCCGCCCGAGGAGTACGCCGAGGCGTGGGACGTCGTGATCGACACCGGCGGCGAGGCCGACGCGAGCCCGCCGCTGGCGGCCGGGGCGACGTACGAGCTGGACACCTGCAGCGTGCTCGTGCTGCGCGAGCACCGCGAGCCGGAGACCGAGCCCGACCTGTCGGTCGCGGCGTCCGTGGCGGCCCAGTCGGCCCACAACGGGCGGGGCTGA
- a CDS encoding acyl-CoA dehydrogenase family protein, whose translation MLRAIYDEDHEAFRGSVREFLERSVLPDVERYAEAKAIPREFWLEAGRQGLLGLAIPEEYGGAGADDYRFNAVLLEELNKVNAALGSCVGIHADITAPYLVELGTEEQKKRWLPGVAAGEILLAIGMTEPSGGSDLAALKTTAVRDGDSWVINGSKTFITNGYSADLVLVAARTSPEKKARGITLFAVEASAPGFSRGRKLDKVGQDESDTAELFFEDVRLTDAEIVGELDGGFIHMMQKLPQERLGCAISNVAHAAQILEETIAYAQERKAFGQSIGQFQHNKFLLAEQVTKIEVTQAYIDQCVVSHDAGELSPVDAAKAKWWSSQVQNEVLDHCVQLHGGYGFMNEYRVARAWRDARVSKIWAGSNEIMKELIGRDIGL comes from the coding sequence ATGTTGCGAGCGATCTATGACGAGGACCACGAGGCATTCCGCGGCTCGGTACGCGAGTTCCTGGAGCGCTCGGTGCTCCCGGACGTCGAGCGGTACGCCGAGGCGAAGGCCATCCCGCGCGAGTTCTGGCTCGAGGCCGGGCGCCAGGGCCTGCTCGGCCTGGCGATCCCGGAGGAGTACGGCGGGGCCGGGGCCGACGACTACCGGTTCAACGCGGTGCTGCTCGAGGAGCTGAACAAGGTCAACGCCGCGCTCGGCTCGTGCGTGGGCATCCACGCCGACATCACCGCGCCGTACCTCGTCGAGCTCGGCACCGAGGAGCAGAAGAAGCGCTGGCTGCCCGGCGTCGCCGCCGGCGAGATCCTGCTCGCGATCGGCATGACCGAGCCCTCCGGCGGCTCCGACCTCGCTGCGCTGAAGACCACCGCGGTGCGAGACGGGGACTCCTGGGTGATCAACGGCTCGAAGACGTTCATCACCAACGGCTACTCCGCCGACCTGGTGCTGGTCGCGGCCCGCACCTCCCCGGAGAAGAAGGCGCGCGGCATCACCCTGTTCGCCGTCGAGGCGAGCGCGCCCGGCTTCAGCCGCGGACGCAAGCTCGACAAGGTCGGCCAGGACGAGTCCGACACCGCCGAGCTGTTCTTCGAGGACGTCCGGCTCACCGACGCCGAGATCGTCGGCGAGCTCGACGGCGGCTTCATCCACATGATGCAGAAGCTGCCCCAGGAGCGGCTGGGCTGCGCGATCTCCAACGTCGCGCACGCCGCGCAGATCCTCGAGGAGACCATCGCCTACGCCCAGGAGCGCAAGGCGTTCGGCCAGTCGATCGGGCAGTTCCAGCACAACAAGTTCCTGCTCGCCGAGCAGGTCACCAAGATCGAGGTCACCCAGGCCTACATCGACCAGTGCGTGGTTTCCCACGACGCAGGCGAGCTCAGCCCGGTCGACGCCGCGAAGGCGAAGTGGTGGTCCTCGCAGGTGCAGAACGAGGTGCTCGACCACTGCGTGCAGCTGCACGGCGGCTACGGCTTCATGAACGAGTACCGCGTCGCCCGCGCGTGGCGCGACGCCCGGGTCTCGAAGATCTGGGCCGGCTCCAACGAGATCATGAAGGAGCTCATCGGGCGCGACATTGGTCTGTGA
- a CDS encoding VIT1/CCC1 transporter family protein, producing the protein MSPKARHPASTTHPGEPGGPGEPGSGGVRGRLNWLRAGVMGANDGVVSTAGLVVGVAGATTDQGAIAVAGVSGLVSGAISMAAGEYLSTSTQRDSELAMLDTERRELAEQPEAEREELAGLLVERGLSEDVAREAAEQMMARDPLAAHARVELGIDPDDITNPWAAAFASAVSFVAGALLPLLVILLAPDDIRVVVTVLSVLVALAITGVTSATLGYAPRTRAVVRNVAGGALAMGVTYAIGSLLGTQV; encoded by the coding sequence ATGAGCCCCAAGGCGCGCCACCCCGCATCGACCACCCATCCCGGGGAGCCGGGAGGGCCCGGTGAGCCGGGCAGCGGCGGCGTTCGGGGGAGGCTGAACTGGCTGCGGGCCGGCGTGATGGGCGCCAACGACGGTGTGGTGTCCACCGCCGGGCTGGTCGTGGGTGTCGCGGGCGCGACGACCGACCAGGGCGCGATCGCGGTCGCCGGCGTCTCCGGGCTGGTCTCGGGCGCGATCAGCATGGCCGCCGGCGAGTACCTCTCGACGAGCACCCAGCGCGACTCCGAGCTCGCGATGCTGGACACCGAGCGCCGCGAGCTGGCCGAGCAGCCCGAGGCCGAGCGCGAGGAGCTCGCCGGCCTGCTCGTCGAGCGCGGGCTGAGCGAGGACGTCGCCCGCGAGGCGGCGGAGCAGATGATGGCCCGCGACCCGCTGGCCGCGCACGCCCGCGTCGAGCTCGGCATCGACCCGGACGACATCACCAACCCGTGGGCGGCGGCGTTCGCCTCCGCGGTGTCGTTCGTGGCCGGGGCACTGCTGCCGCTGCTGGTGATCCTGCTGGCGCCCGACGACATCCGGGTCGTGGTCACGGTGCTGAGCGTGCTGGTCGCGCTGGCGATCACCGGCGTCACCAGCGCGACGCTGGGCTACGCTCCGCGCACCCGGGCGGTGGTGCGCAACGTGGCCGGGGGCGCGCTGGCGATGGGGGTCACCTATGCGATCGGGTCGTTGCTGGGGACGCAGGTCTGA
- the thpR gene encoding RNA 2',3'-cyclic phosphodiesterase, producing the protein MRMFAAVVPPEEVVADLDAFLDVRRAAGPFRWAPAEQLHVTVAFYADVPERALDDLVERLGRAAAKRTPFTTAITGGGAFPHVAGARVIWAGLDLDEEGRTELDRLATGARAAANRAGVAVDGQRFRPHVTLARLRHPDDVSDWVRLLDTYGGPAWTVDRLRLIASHLGEGPRGRPRYELIDELPLTR; encoded by the coding sequence ATGCGGATGTTCGCGGCTGTGGTGCCACCCGAGGAGGTCGTCGCGGATCTCGACGCCTTCCTCGACGTACGCCGCGCGGCCGGGCCGTTCCGCTGGGCGCCGGCCGAGCAGCTGCACGTGACGGTGGCGTTCTATGCCGACGTGCCGGAGCGGGCGCTCGACGACCTGGTCGAGCGGCTGGGCCGGGCCGCCGCGAAGCGCACGCCGTTCACCACCGCGATCACCGGCGGCGGCGCGTTCCCGCACGTCGCCGGGGCCCGGGTGATCTGGGCCGGCCTCGACCTCGACGAGGAGGGGCGGACCGAGCTCGACCGGCTCGCCACCGGGGCGCGGGCGGCCGCCAACCGCGCCGGCGTCGCCGTCGACGGCCAGCGCTTCCGCCCGCACGTGACGCTGGCCCGGCTGCGCCACCCCGACGACGTGAGCGACTGGGTGCGGCTGCTGGACACCTACGGGGGCCCGGCCTGGACCGTCGACCGGCTCCGCCTGATCGCCTCCCACCTCGGCGAGGGTCCCCGCGGCCGCCCCCGCTACGAGCTCATCGACGAGCTCCCCCTCACCCGCTGA